In Phycodurus eques isolate BA_2022a chromosome 10, UOR_Pequ_1.1, whole genome shotgun sequence, a genomic segment contains:
- the id1 gene encoding DNA-binding protein inhibitor ID-1 — translation MKVVGSTCALKSKVGGDDMVRCLSEQSLAISKCKIPLLDEQMSVFLQDMNSCYSKLKELVPTLPTNKKASKVEILQHVIDYIWDLQVELDEPERSRAHQPGAAQARTPLTALNAELAGIAVDNACSDDRIMCR, via the exons ATGAAGGTGGTCGGATCTACGTGCGCCCTGAAGAGCAAAGTGGGCGGCGACGACATGGTGCGCTGCTTGTCCGAGCAGAGCCTCGCCATCTCCAAGTGCAAGATCCCGCTGCTGGACGAGCAGATGAGCGTCTTCCTGCAGGACATGAACAGCTGCTACAGCAAGCTCAAGGAGCTCGTGCCCACCCTGCCGACCAACAAGAAGGCGAGCAAGGTGGAGATCCTGCAGCACGTCATCGACTACATCTGGGATCTGCAGGTGGAGCTGGACGAGCCCGAGAGGAGCCGCGCGCACCAGCCGGGAGCCGCGCAGGCTCGCACGCCGCTCACCGCGCTCAACGCGGAGCTCGCCGGCATCGCCGTAGAC AACGCGTGCTCGGACGACAGGATCATGTGCCGCTGA
- the ncoa3 gene encoding nuclear receptor coactivator 3 isoform X2 translates to MSGIGDKSLEPLCSDRKRKLSTCDTPGIGCDKRRREQETKYIEELAELISANLSNIDSFNVKPDKCAILKETVRQIRQIKEQGKNSCCADDVQKADVSSTGQGVIDKDHLGPLLLQALDGFLFVVNREGSIVFVSDNVTQYLQYKQEELINTSMYNIIHDDDREAFHKNLPKSTVPNGASWAGEAPRQKSHTFNCRMLVNLVHGQSHGMSEDRPSGKRYETMQCFALTQPRAMMEEGEDLQSCMICVARRVTAVERTERFSTRHELSGKLMEIEQHSTLHTTMRPGWEDLVRRCIQMFLNRSEGQPWSYKRHYQDAFHNGHAETPLYRFSLSDGTPVTAQTRSDLCRNPNTNEPLSFLSTHLLQREQNSYRGNQVGGMRPQSMGVNNPNQQMNMVSGGGMNMAYGMTDQGNLAQRGAPPYTGGNRMNQMNPMHQMSPMHQMNNMGPINSMHSMNSMNQMGQMNQMGHHGMHQQHQHQHQQMGHFHGGGPGGGGYGMRMTSPPQASPGISGPPHNVMGSPRVRGSPKMGASPFSPGGLNSPMSSNHPGNPGGGTTTFSSSSLNALQAISEGVGNPLPSPLTSPTTHKPDSSPSINSTNQVAGGPCKSSLPSHCDSKSPGSSLGATGEQHPHTPTSECTSDKPDSQASREAGPNVGESNRRVPDKSHKKLLQLLTSPTDELVPPKHPPSSGPSSTPDVKDGTTGVTSPSSSTGVSSSTGGGPGAVSSSANAGHFTSQSLQEKHKILHKLLKNGNTPDEVARITAEATGKSSLESGTSEAGVAPVGGVRGSESKQEQHSPKKEKSYALLHYLLNKDDSKEGVDIKPKLEELEGRGAPGSGVTSSETHSMDGKVKLEPSDEVEALETILGTRNVSGFVPEPDSRSGKEVGNKQGIMPDSLLEGDRGAITPGQRVVYQRTVSVDAMPMGGEVPVGVGLAGRRNVPCPTLIKQENTDAPIRPGGVPNGFPGGTGVCPPRGHPTRGMVRGPQRPPMAGPGDWGMHRSNNPMTGPGHPGVGRSGPMGGPMINRSNSVPANTRSILQQQLMEMGTNEGNLNMSPFGGHGPPPRSPSWPESALGIERSQSNTNREQFGNPLDELLGPLASSEGQSDERALLDQLDSLLNTADLIALQEIDRALGIPEIVGQNHGPEGHPQAQDQGPSQSAPSESFTGPDSTLGLEQKPMYGQGYPGPPGPPSMRMQPGYGGSTIPGQSQAGFNPVMNQMSQAGTFPGMGGMAGLGNPRANIMRPRMMTATKPLRLQLQQRLQGQQFMNQTRQAMKMESAPGGNPAMRPAMRPGMQHGMQPGMRPGMQPGMQSGMQSGMSGQPGFLNAQMMAQRSREVMTMQMRRQRMMMLMQQQQQQQQQQQMQAQAQGAAAGFSPPPNVTAPGGMDSAMGGPAINQPGQQGFNFGGMNQQGEQSFMAPSTSPPQNMMTGRMGGSAQNNLMSGMQGNPQGGSIYPSGDMKGWPQGGMPRKSSYPQQQFPQQGNQGQFGNMMMNNSIGRPGAVGGASSAQMGQMPGQMQNQMQGQMPGPMQGQMGMNPMGMGRMLMGPDQKYC, encoded by the exons ATGAGTGGCATAGGAGACAAATCGTTGGAGCCACTGTGCTCGGACCGCAAACGTAAACTGTCCACCTGCGACACACCAGGCATAGG GTGTGACAAGCGTCGACGGGAACAGGAGACCAAGTACATCGAGGAGCTGGCTGAGCTCATCTCTGCTAACCTCTCTAACATCGATAGCTTCAATGTGAAGCCTGACAAATGTGCCATCCTCAAGGAGACTGTGCGGCAGATCAGACAAATCAAAGAGCAAG GTAAAAACTCTTGCTGTGCTGATGATGTCCAGAAGGCGGACGTGTCCTCTACTGGCCAAGGGGTCATTGACAAAGACCACCTGGGACCCCTACTTCTACAG GCTCTAGATGGGTTTCTTTTTGTAGTGAACCGAGAGGGTAGCATTGTATTTGTGTCAGACAATGTGACACAATACCTTCAGTACAAACAGGAGGAGCTCATCAACACCAGCATGTACAACATCATCCATGATGACGACAGGGAGGCATTCCACAAAAATCTACCCAAATCCACTG TTCCAAATGGGGCATCATGGGCGGGAGAGGCACCCAGACAGAAGAGTCACACATTCAACTGTCGCATGTTGGTTAACTTGGTCCATGGTCAGAGTCATGGGATGTCAGAAGACAGGCCTAGTGGAAAACGCTATGAGACTATGCAGTGTTTTGCTCTCACTCAGCCCCGGGCCATGATGGAGGAAGGGGAAG ATCTACAGTCATGTATGATCTGCGTGGCTCGACGCGTCACAGCAGTAGAGAGGACAGAGCGGTTTAGCACACGCCATGAGTTGTCAG GTAAACTCATGGAAATTGAGCAGCATAGCACTCTTCACACCACAATGCGTCCTGGCTGGGAGGACCTGGTGAGGCGCTGCATACAGATGTTCCTCAATCGAAGCGAGGGGCAGCCATGGTCTTATAAACGCCACTATCAAGACG CTTTCCATAATGGCCATGCAGAGACACCACTCTACCGGTTCTCTCTATCTGATGGCACCCCTGTCACAGCCCAGACTCGCAGTGACCTCTGCAGGAATCCTAACACCAATGAACCGCTCTCATTTCTGTCTACACACTTGCTTCAGAG AGAGCAGAACAGCTATCGTGGAAACCAGGTTGGAGGCATGAGGCCTCAAAGCATGGGCGTGAACAACCCCAACCAACAGATGAACATGGTGTCTGGTGGAGGCATGAACATGGCCTACGGCATGACTGACCAGGGAAACCTGGCCCAAAGAGGAGCGCCGCCTTACACGGGCGGCAACCGCATGAATCAAATGAACCCCATGCATCAAATGAGTCCAATGCATCAAATGAACAACATGGGTCCAATCAATTCCATGCATTCAATGAACTCGATGAACCAAATGGGGCAGATGAATCAGATGGGTCACCATGGAATGCATCAGCAGCATCAGCACCAACATCAACAGATGGGTCACTTCCATGGGGGTGGACCTGGAGGTGGAGGATATGGGATGCGAATGACCAGTCCCCCACAGGCCAGTCCAGGGATAAGTGGTCCCCCACACAATGTCATGGGTTCACCCCGAGTCAGAGGAAGTCCCAAGATGGGTGCCAGCCCCTTCTCTCCTGGAG GTTTGAATTCTCCCATGAGCTCCAATCACCCGGGTAACCCAGGAGGCGGGACCACTACTTTCTCCAGCAGCTCCTTGAACGCTCTCCAAGCAATTAGTGAGGGTGTGGGCAATCCTTTGCCCTCCCCTCTTACTTCCCCTACCACACACAAGCCTGACAGCTCACCAAGCATCAATTCCACCAACCAGGTTGCAGGTGGACCCTGCAAATCCAGCCTGCCATCCCACTGCGACTCAAAGAGCCCTGGCAGCTCACTGGGGGCAACTGGGGAGCAGCATCCCCACACCCCCACAAGTGAGTGCACTTCGGACAAACCAGACAGTCAAGCAAGCAGAGAGGCAGGACCAAACGTGGGAGAATCTAATCGACGGGTACCTGACAAAAGCCACAAGAAGCTTTTGCAGCTCCTCACATCCCCAACAGATGAGCTTGTGCCACCTAAACACCCACCAAGCTCCGGGCCCAGTTCCACACCAGATGTCAAGGACGGAACCACTGGTGTTACCAGCCCTTCGTCCTCAACTGGTGTCTCTTCCTCTACAGGCGGAGGTCCTGGTGCAGTGTCCTCTTCTGCCAATGCAGGGCATTTCACAAGTCAGTCACTACAAGAGAAGCACAAGATTCTCCACAAGCTCCTAAAAAATGGGAACACTCCGGATGAGGTGGCTCGCATTACGGCAGAAGCCACTGGCAAGAGTAGCTTAGAGTCTGGCACATCCGAGGCAGGAGTTGCACCTGTTGGAGGGGTTAGGGGATCAGAATCCAAGCAGGAGCAGCACAGTCCTAAGAAGGAGAAGTCCTATGCACTCCTTCACTACCTCCTTAATAAAGATGACTCAAAAGAGGGTGTTGATATCAAGCCAAAGCTGGAGGAGCTAGAGGGAAGGGGAGCTCCGGGGTCAGGGGTCACAAGCTCTGAGACCCACTCAATGGACGGCAAGGTCAAGCTTGAGCCATCTGATGAG GTGGAGGCCCTGGAGACCATCCTTGGAACGAGGAATGTCTCCGGTTTCGTCCCGGAGCCTGATTCCAGATCAGGAAAAGAAGTAGGGAACAAACAGGGAATTATGCCTGACAGTTTACTAG aaggAGATAGAGGCGCCATAACTCCAGGTCAGCGAGTTGTCTATCAAAGAACGGTGTCTGTAGACGCTATGCCAATGGGTGGAGAAGTGCCAGTGGGAGTTGGCTTGGCGGGAAGAAGGAACGTCCCTTGTCCCACTCTCATCAAACAAGAGAACACGGATGCTCCGATCCGACCCGGGGGTGTTCCTAATGGCTTTCCCGGAGGCACGGGAGTGTGTCCGCCAAGAGGCCATCCAAcaa GAGGCATGGTCAGAGGGCCTCAACGCCCTCCGATGGCAGGGCCAGGGGATTGGGGAATGCACAGATCAAACAACCCGATGACTGGACCAGGTCACCCAGGTGTGGGTCGCTCTGGTCCAATGGGGGGACCCATGATCAACCGCTCCAACAGTGTACCCGCAAACACGAGGTCAATTCTGCAGCAACAACTTATGGAAATGG GTACCAATGAAGGCAATCTGAATATGAGCCCATTTGGGGGGCACGGGCCCCCACCTCGGTCTCCTTCTTGGCCAGAGTCTGCCCTGGGGATTGAAAGATCACAGAGTAATACAAACAG GGAACAGTTTGGCAACCCCCTAGATGAGCTTCTCGGACCCCTGGCTAGCAGTGAGGGACAGAGTGATGAGCGGGCACTTCTGGATCAGCTGGACTCTCTGCTGAACACTGCCGATCTAATTGCTCTGCAAGAAATAGACCGAGCCCTGGGCATCCCTGAAATAGTTGGCCAG AACCACGGACCTGAGGGTCACCCTCAGGCCCAGGATCAAGGACCGTCTCAATCTGCCCCATCAGAGTCTTTCACAGGCCCTGACTCAACCCTTGGCTTGGAGCAAAAGCCCATGTATGGCCAAGGGTATCCTGGGCCACCGGGACCCCCCTCCATGCGCATGCAGCCTGGTTACGGTGGCAGCACGATACCAGGCCAGTCTCAAGCTGGATTCAACCCCGTGATGAATCAAATGAGCCAAGCCGGAACCTTCCCGGGAATGGGAGGTATGGCAGGTCTGGGCAACCCCCGTGCAAACATAATGAGACCTCGCATGATGACTGCCACCAAGCCTCTTCGACTGCAGCTACAGCAGAGGCTTCAAGGACAACAG TTTATGAACCAGACCCGTCAAGCCATGAAGATGGAAAGTGCTCCTGGAGGGAATCCTGCCATGCGCCCTGCCATGCGCCCGGGCATGCAACATGGTATGCAGCCTGGCATGCGACCTGGTATGCAGCCTGGGATGCAGTCTGGGATGCAGTCTGGGATGAGTGGTCAG CCTGGTTTCCTGAATGCTCAGATGATGGCCCAGCGCAGCAGGGAAGTGATGACCATGCAGATGAGGAGGCAGCGGATGATGATGCttatgcagcagcagcagcagcagcagcagcagcaacagatgCAGGCGCAGGCGCAGGGGGCTGCCGCAGGATTCAGCCCTCCTCCAAATGTCACTGCACCAGGAGGAATGGACAGTGCCATGGGAGGCCCTGCCATCAACCAGCCAGGACAACAGGGattcaactttggag GGATGAACCAACAGGGGGAGCAATCGTTCATGGCTCCAAGTACCAGCCCACCGCAAAACATGATGACGGGGAGGATGGGAGGTTCTGCTCAGAACAACCTGATGTCGGGAATGCAAGGAAATCCACAGGGAGGCTCCATATATCCTTCAGGAGATATGAAGGGCTGGCCGCAGGGTGGAATGCCACGCAAAAG CTCATATCCCCAGCAACAGTTTCCACAGCAGGGAAACCAGGGCCAGTTTGGAAACATGATGATGAACAACTCTATTGGCAGACCTGGTGCAGTCGGCGGTGCCAGCTCCGCACAAATGGGCCAAATGCCGGGCCAGATGCAGAATCAAATGCAGGGCCAGATGCCAGGACCAATGCAGGGCCAGATGGGCATGAACCCCATGGGAATGGGGCGGATGCTGATGGGACCTGATCAG AAGTATTGCTGA
- the ncoa3 gene encoding nuclear receptor coactivator 3 isoform X1: MSGIGDKSLEPLCSDRKRKLSTCDTPGIGCDKRRREQETKYIEELAELISANLSNIDSFNVKPDKCAILKETVRQIRQIKEQGKNSCCADDVQKADVSSTGQGVIDKDHLGPLLLQALDGFLFVVNREGSIVFVSDNVTQYLQYKQEELINTSMYNIIHDDDREAFHKNLPKSTVPNGASWAGEAPRQKSHTFNCRMLVNLVHGQSHGMSEDRPSGKRYETMQCFALTQPRAMMEEGEDLQSCMICVARRVTAVERTERFSTRHELSGKLMEIEQHSTLHTTMRPGWEDLVRRCIQMFLNRSEGQPWSYKRHYQDAFHNGHAETPLYRFSLSDGTPVTAQTRSDLCRNPNTNEPLSFLSTHLLQREQNSYRGNQVGGMRPQSMGVNNPNQQMNMVSGGGMNMAYGMTDQGNLAQRGAPPYTGGNRMNQMNPMHQMSPMHQMNNMGPINSMHSMNSMNQMGQMNQMGHHGMHQQHQHQHQQMGHFHGGGPGGGGYGMRMTSPPQASPGISGPPHNVMGSPRVRGSPKMGASPFSPGGLNSPMSSNHPGNPGGGTTTFSSSSLNALQAISEGVGNPLPSPLTSPTTHKPDSSPSINSTNQVAGGPCKSSLPSHCDSKSPGSSLGATGEQHPHTPTSECTSDKPDSQASREAGPNVGESNRRVPDKSHKKLLQLLTSPTDELVPPKHPPSSGPSSTPDVKDGTTGVTSPSSSTGVSSSTGGGPGAVSSSANAGHFTSQSLQEKHKILHKLLKNGNTPDEVARITAEATGKSSLESGTSEAGVAPVGGVRGSESKQEQHSPKKEKSYALLHYLLNKDDSKEGVDIKPKLEELEGRGAPGSGVTSSETHSMDGKVKLEPSDEVEALETILGTRNVSGFVPEPDSRSGKEVGNKQGIMPDSLLEGDRGAITPGQRVVYQRTVSVDAMPMGGEVPVGVGLAGRRNVPCPTLIKQENTDAPIRPGGVPNGFPGGTGVCPPRGHPTRGMVRGPQRPPMAGPGDWGMHRSNNPMTGPGHPGVGRSGPMGGPMINRSNSVPANTRSILQQQLMEMGTNEGNLNMSPFGGHGPPPRSPSWPESALGIERSQSNTNREQFGNPLDELLGPLASSEGQSDERALLDQLDSLLNTADLIALQEIDRALGIPEIVGQNHGPEGHPQAQDQGPSQSAPSESFTGPDSTLGLEQKPMYGQGYPGPPGPPSMRMQPGYGGSTIPGQSQAGFNPVMNQMSQAGTFPGMGGMAGLGNPRANIMRPRMMTATKPLRLQLQQRLQGQQFMNQTRQAMKMESAPGGNPAMRPAMRPGMQHGMQPGMRPGMQPGMQSGMQSGMSGQPGFLNAQMMAQRSREVMTMQMRRQRMMMLMQQQQQQQQQQQMQAQAQGAAAGFSPPPNVTAPGGMDSAMGGPAINQPGQQGFNFGGNYGMNQQGEQSFMAPSTSPPQNMMTGRMGGSAQNNLMSGMQGNPQGGSIYPSGDMKGWPQGGMPRKSSYPQQQFPQQGNQGQFGNMMMNNSIGRPGAVGGASSAQMGQMPGQMQNQMQGQMPGPMQGQMGMNPMGMGRMLMGPDQKYC, from the exons ATGAGTGGCATAGGAGACAAATCGTTGGAGCCACTGTGCTCGGACCGCAAACGTAAACTGTCCACCTGCGACACACCAGGCATAGG GTGTGACAAGCGTCGACGGGAACAGGAGACCAAGTACATCGAGGAGCTGGCTGAGCTCATCTCTGCTAACCTCTCTAACATCGATAGCTTCAATGTGAAGCCTGACAAATGTGCCATCCTCAAGGAGACTGTGCGGCAGATCAGACAAATCAAAGAGCAAG GTAAAAACTCTTGCTGTGCTGATGATGTCCAGAAGGCGGACGTGTCCTCTACTGGCCAAGGGGTCATTGACAAAGACCACCTGGGACCCCTACTTCTACAG GCTCTAGATGGGTTTCTTTTTGTAGTGAACCGAGAGGGTAGCATTGTATTTGTGTCAGACAATGTGACACAATACCTTCAGTACAAACAGGAGGAGCTCATCAACACCAGCATGTACAACATCATCCATGATGACGACAGGGAGGCATTCCACAAAAATCTACCCAAATCCACTG TTCCAAATGGGGCATCATGGGCGGGAGAGGCACCCAGACAGAAGAGTCACACATTCAACTGTCGCATGTTGGTTAACTTGGTCCATGGTCAGAGTCATGGGATGTCAGAAGACAGGCCTAGTGGAAAACGCTATGAGACTATGCAGTGTTTTGCTCTCACTCAGCCCCGGGCCATGATGGAGGAAGGGGAAG ATCTACAGTCATGTATGATCTGCGTGGCTCGACGCGTCACAGCAGTAGAGAGGACAGAGCGGTTTAGCACACGCCATGAGTTGTCAG GTAAACTCATGGAAATTGAGCAGCATAGCACTCTTCACACCACAATGCGTCCTGGCTGGGAGGACCTGGTGAGGCGCTGCATACAGATGTTCCTCAATCGAAGCGAGGGGCAGCCATGGTCTTATAAACGCCACTATCAAGACG CTTTCCATAATGGCCATGCAGAGACACCACTCTACCGGTTCTCTCTATCTGATGGCACCCCTGTCACAGCCCAGACTCGCAGTGACCTCTGCAGGAATCCTAACACCAATGAACCGCTCTCATTTCTGTCTACACACTTGCTTCAGAG AGAGCAGAACAGCTATCGTGGAAACCAGGTTGGAGGCATGAGGCCTCAAAGCATGGGCGTGAACAACCCCAACCAACAGATGAACATGGTGTCTGGTGGAGGCATGAACATGGCCTACGGCATGACTGACCAGGGAAACCTGGCCCAAAGAGGAGCGCCGCCTTACACGGGCGGCAACCGCATGAATCAAATGAACCCCATGCATCAAATGAGTCCAATGCATCAAATGAACAACATGGGTCCAATCAATTCCATGCATTCAATGAACTCGATGAACCAAATGGGGCAGATGAATCAGATGGGTCACCATGGAATGCATCAGCAGCATCAGCACCAACATCAACAGATGGGTCACTTCCATGGGGGTGGACCTGGAGGTGGAGGATATGGGATGCGAATGACCAGTCCCCCACAGGCCAGTCCAGGGATAAGTGGTCCCCCACACAATGTCATGGGTTCACCCCGAGTCAGAGGAAGTCCCAAGATGGGTGCCAGCCCCTTCTCTCCTGGAG GTTTGAATTCTCCCATGAGCTCCAATCACCCGGGTAACCCAGGAGGCGGGACCACTACTTTCTCCAGCAGCTCCTTGAACGCTCTCCAAGCAATTAGTGAGGGTGTGGGCAATCCTTTGCCCTCCCCTCTTACTTCCCCTACCACACACAAGCCTGACAGCTCACCAAGCATCAATTCCACCAACCAGGTTGCAGGTGGACCCTGCAAATCCAGCCTGCCATCCCACTGCGACTCAAAGAGCCCTGGCAGCTCACTGGGGGCAACTGGGGAGCAGCATCCCCACACCCCCACAAGTGAGTGCACTTCGGACAAACCAGACAGTCAAGCAAGCAGAGAGGCAGGACCAAACGTGGGAGAATCTAATCGACGGGTACCTGACAAAAGCCACAAGAAGCTTTTGCAGCTCCTCACATCCCCAACAGATGAGCTTGTGCCACCTAAACACCCACCAAGCTCCGGGCCCAGTTCCACACCAGATGTCAAGGACGGAACCACTGGTGTTACCAGCCCTTCGTCCTCAACTGGTGTCTCTTCCTCTACAGGCGGAGGTCCTGGTGCAGTGTCCTCTTCTGCCAATGCAGGGCATTTCACAAGTCAGTCACTACAAGAGAAGCACAAGATTCTCCACAAGCTCCTAAAAAATGGGAACACTCCGGATGAGGTGGCTCGCATTACGGCAGAAGCCACTGGCAAGAGTAGCTTAGAGTCTGGCACATCCGAGGCAGGAGTTGCACCTGTTGGAGGGGTTAGGGGATCAGAATCCAAGCAGGAGCAGCACAGTCCTAAGAAGGAGAAGTCCTATGCACTCCTTCACTACCTCCTTAATAAAGATGACTCAAAAGAGGGTGTTGATATCAAGCCAAAGCTGGAGGAGCTAGAGGGAAGGGGAGCTCCGGGGTCAGGGGTCACAAGCTCTGAGACCCACTCAATGGACGGCAAGGTCAAGCTTGAGCCATCTGATGAG GTGGAGGCCCTGGAGACCATCCTTGGAACGAGGAATGTCTCCGGTTTCGTCCCGGAGCCTGATTCCAGATCAGGAAAAGAAGTAGGGAACAAACAGGGAATTATGCCTGACAGTTTACTAG aaggAGATAGAGGCGCCATAACTCCAGGTCAGCGAGTTGTCTATCAAAGAACGGTGTCTGTAGACGCTATGCCAATGGGTGGAGAAGTGCCAGTGGGAGTTGGCTTGGCGGGAAGAAGGAACGTCCCTTGTCCCACTCTCATCAAACAAGAGAACACGGATGCTCCGATCCGACCCGGGGGTGTTCCTAATGGCTTTCCCGGAGGCACGGGAGTGTGTCCGCCAAGAGGCCATCCAAcaa GAGGCATGGTCAGAGGGCCTCAACGCCCTCCGATGGCAGGGCCAGGGGATTGGGGAATGCACAGATCAAACAACCCGATGACTGGACCAGGTCACCCAGGTGTGGGTCGCTCTGGTCCAATGGGGGGACCCATGATCAACCGCTCCAACAGTGTACCCGCAAACACGAGGTCAATTCTGCAGCAACAACTTATGGAAATGG GTACCAATGAAGGCAATCTGAATATGAGCCCATTTGGGGGGCACGGGCCCCCACCTCGGTCTCCTTCTTGGCCAGAGTCTGCCCTGGGGATTGAAAGATCACAGAGTAATACAAACAG GGAACAGTTTGGCAACCCCCTAGATGAGCTTCTCGGACCCCTGGCTAGCAGTGAGGGACAGAGTGATGAGCGGGCACTTCTGGATCAGCTGGACTCTCTGCTGAACACTGCCGATCTAATTGCTCTGCAAGAAATAGACCGAGCCCTGGGCATCCCTGAAATAGTTGGCCAG AACCACGGACCTGAGGGTCACCCTCAGGCCCAGGATCAAGGACCGTCTCAATCTGCCCCATCAGAGTCTTTCACAGGCCCTGACTCAACCCTTGGCTTGGAGCAAAAGCCCATGTATGGCCAAGGGTATCCTGGGCCACCGGGACCCCCCTCCATGCGCATGCAGCCTGGTTACGGTGGCAGCACGATACCAGGCCAGTCTCAAGCTGGATTCAACCCCGTGATGAATCAAATGAGCCAAGCCGGAACCTTCCCGGGAATGGGAGGTATGGCAGGTCTGGGCAACCCCCGTGCAAACATAATGAGACCTCGCATGATGACTGCCACCAAGCCTCTTCGACTGCAGCTACAGCAGAGGCTTCAAGGACAACAG TTTATGAACCAGACCCGTCAAGCCATGAAGATGGAAAGTGCTCCTGGAGGGAATCCTGCCATGCGCCCTGCCATGCGCCCGGGCATGCAACATGGTATGCAGCCTGGCATGCGACCTGGTATGCAGCCTGGGATGCAGTCTGGGATGCAGTCTGGGATGAGTGGTCAG CCTGGTTTCCTGAATGCTCAGATGATGGCCCAGCGCAGCAGGGAAGTGATGACCATGCAGATGAGGAGGCAGCGGATGATGATGCttatgcagcagcagcagcagcagcagcagcagcaacagatgCAGGCGCAGGCGCAGGGGGCTGCCGCAGGATTCAGCCCTCCTCCAAATGTCACTGCACCAGGAGGAATGGACAGTGCCATGGGAGGCCCTGCCATCAACCAGCCAGGACAACAGGGattcaactttggaggtaaCTATG GGATGAACCAACAGGGGGAGCAATCGTTCATGGCTCCAAGTACCAGCCCACCGCAAAACATGATGACGGGGAGGATGGGAGGTTCTGCTCAGAACAACCTGATGTCGGGAATGCAAGGAAATCCACAGGGAGGCTCCATATATCCTTCAGGAGATATGAAGGGCTGGCCGCAGGGTGGAATGCCACGCAAAAG CTCATATCCCCAGCAACAGTTTCCACAGCAGGGAAACCAGGGCCAGTTTGGAAACATGATGATGAACAACTCTATTGGCAGACCTGGTGCAGTCGGCGGTGCCAGCTCCGCACAAATGGGCCAAATGCCGGGCCAGATGCAGAATCAAATGCAGGGCCAGATGCCAGGACCAATGCAGGGCCAGATGGGCATGAACCCCATGGGAATGGGGCGGATGCTGATGGGACCTGATCAG AAGTATTGCTGA